The following are encoded together in the Candidatus Zixiibacteriota bacterium genome:
- a CDS encoding sugar transferase, which yields MALFVVYSVAAEIRPLSWIEEVLGKFSIGATSKRSIDIIASTVGLIILLPLFALLAIAIKLDSDGPVFFSQSRVGRNRRRSARRAGTQMCFDRRERDRRRDDVHGQPFKVWKFRSMVNNAEKKSGPIWATENDPRITRVGSFLRRTRLDEFPQLFNVLKGEMSLVGPRPERPVFVESLRHEVKDYTKRLEAKPGITGLAQVTCGYDTSVSSVRAKVDHDLRYIRSWSLTQDVKILMKTVVVMLTGKGAF from the coding sequence ATGGCGCTTTTTGTCGTGTATTCGGTGGCAGCTGAAATCAGACCACTTTCATGGATCGAGGAAGTTCTAGGGAAGTTCTCCATCGGTGCGACATCAAAGAGATCCATTGACATCATAGCATCAACAGTAGGATTGATTATCCTGCTGCCATTGTTTGCACTGTTAGCTATCGCTATCAAGCTGGACTCGGATGGACCGGTATTTTTCTCGCAGTCGCGAGTCGGGCGTAATCGCAGGCGGTCTGCTCGCAGAGCTGGAACACAGATGTGTTTCGATCGGCGCGAACGTGATAGACGCCGCGACGACGTCCACGGCCAGCCATTCAAAGTGTGGAAATTCAGAAGCATGGTCAATAACGCAGAGAAGAAGAGCGGTCCGATCTGGGCCACGGAGAATGATCCTCGGATCACACGTGTAGGCTCTTTTCTGCGCAGGACTCGGCTCGATGAATTCCCACAGCTCTTCAACGTCTTGAAGGGCGAAATGAGTCTTGTCGGACCGCGTCCGGAACGACCGGTGTTTGTTGAATCGCTTAGGCATGAGGTCAAGGACTACACTAAGCGGCTTGAGGCGAAGCCTGGAATCACCGGCCTTGCCCAAGTCACCTGCGGTTATGATACTTCGGTGTCGAGCGTGAGAGCGAAAGTCGATCACGACCTTCGCTATATCAGGAGCTGGTCACTGACTCAAGACGTGAAGATTTTGATGAAGACTGTTGTGGTAATGTTGACTGGAAAGGGAGCCTTCTAA
- a CDS encoding PEGA domain-containing protein, translating to MLYNTLKVLFLFLVISSAAIAQTGSGNLTVTSSPAGTAVMLDGEYELAGVTPVTFNQKLFGVYKLTALRGGYEKYQTTLVLVGDEPRTIKFDMVPKTRSKAAFRSLLIPGWGQMYSGQKLRGAAYTFGAAASLLTLAIVDNNFRDKKDEFNRLNDAYVSARSIDEKRRLKVGVDDAQQAAYDAESSRNIVFGVAALIWAFNVIDAAAFFPESGYSVGGPTAISIDTGEGFDRVQLKLAVNF from the coding sequence ATGCTGTATAATACATTAAAGGTCCTATTCCTCTTCCTTGTAATATCATCGGCAGCGATTGCACAGACTGGTAGCGGTAACCTCACAGTTACCTCTTCGCCTGCGGGGACTGCGGTGATGCTCGATGGAGAGTATGAGCTTGCAGGAGTTACTCCTGTCACGTTCAACCAGAAGCTGTTCGGTGTGTATAAGCTCACAGCTCTGCGTGGCGGGTACGAGAAGTACCAGACAACCCTTGTACTGGTGGGAGATGAACCACGCACGATCAAGTTTGACATGGTTCCGAAGACCCGTTCTAAGGCAGCGTTCAGATCTCTGCTAATCCCCGGATGGGGACAGATGTACTCCGGGCAAAAACTGCGGGGAGCAGCTTACACATTCGGTGCGGCTGCATCGCTTCTTACGTTGGCGATTGTCGACAATAATTTCAGAGACAAGAAGGACGAGTTTAACCGCTTGAACGACGCCTACGTTAGTGCGAGAAGTATCGATGAAAAGCGACGGTTGAAGGTGGGAGTGGATGACGCCCAGCAGGCAGCCTATGACGCTGAGTCCTCCAGAAACATTGTTTTCGGAGTGGCTGCGCTGATTTGGGCATTCAATGTGATAGATGCTGCAGCGTTTTTTCCGGAGAGCGGCTATTCGGTCGGCGGGCCGACCGCCATTTCGATCGATACCGGCGAAGGATTCGATCGCGTGCAGCTGAAACTCGCCGTTAACTTTTAG
- a CDS encoding fibronectin type III domain-containing protein, whose amino-acid sequence MKKLIILTVGIAVLLGACSRQIDKVADSGGLPTAPDAPSNLVLTVSDGSLALSWDASAAAVDKYLIYRADSTAASFSLLDSATTTSYIDNDVQNGIRYYFKVSTVSVAGIEGPKSRSVAGIPGLFSIRIAGDDEYVNNTDVTILVEYPPNASHIMVSNDLSFSSAKWEGVTPAVTWELPDLDGSHTVYAKFKMQDGNESSIPVFDDVKLDRVALIESFVSDDGGAVLSAGDVIHFSMTTGEPGGRAAVVLPEIGEAALFDNGTAGDAVARDGIYEYDFTIPPGYEFENGAVFGTFRDAATNAAPQSAIDHLITVRNAPKPVTVHLNGAFQSRLEIAWTMSEDPDFASYRIYRSESIPVTENSDFVTKLGTSAQLTVTDTNVVPATTYYYIVIVSDQSGLKATSNTLTARTLANEAPDDVVLAYEKTSETGFKLTWTRNDDSDFESYRIYRSETQDVDNDIAKLYAIVNTQGTTTFTGDNDGDVYYYVLYVYDRYGLPSAGSNVVPSQ is encoded by the coding sequence ATGAAGAAGCTAATTATTCTTACTGTAGGAATAGCAGTGCTATTAGGAGCATGCTCCAGGCAGATTGACAAGGTTGCGGATTCAGGTGGCCTGCCGACTGCTCCCGATGCGCCATCGAATCTTGTACTGACTGTCAGTGACGGCAGCCTTGCGCTTTCCTGGGATGCGAGTGCGGCAGCCGTAGACAAGTACCTCATCTATAGAGCCGATTCGACTGCGGCAAGTTTCAGTTTGCTCGATTCCGCAACCACAACGTCCTATATAGATAATGATGTCCAGAATGGGATAAGATACTATTTCAAAGTCTCTACGGTATCTGTGGCTGGGATCGAAGGCCCAAAGTCGCGCTCAGTCGCCGGCATACCTGGATTGTTCTCGATCCGAATTGCCGGAGACGACGAGTACGTGAACAATACTGACGTCACCATTCTTGTCGAGTACCCACCCAATGCTTCGCATATAATGGTGTCAAATGATCTGAGTTTCTCCAGTGCGAAGTGGGAAGGCGTCACACCAGCGGTAACTTGGGAGCTGCCCGATCTGGATGGCTCGCACACGGTCTATGCCAAATTCAAAATGCAGGACGGGAACGAATCGAGTATACCTGTATTCGACGATGTCAAACTGGACAGAGTGGCGTTGATAGAGAGTTTTGTCAGCGATGACGGCGGCGCTGTTCTGAGTGCAGGCGATGTGATACACTTCTCGATGACCACCGGTGAACCTGGCGGAAGAGCTGCTGTGGTACTTCCTGAAATCGGTGAAGCTGCTCTCTTCGATAACGGCACTGCCGGTGACGCTGTGGCACGAGATGGGATATATGAATACGACTTCACGATCCCTCCGGGATATGAATTCGAAAACGGCGCTGTTTTCGGAACGTTCCGTGATGCTGCCACCAACGCCGCGCCGCAATCGGCTATTGACCACCTGATCACAGTTCGCAATGCGCCGAAGCCGGTGACTGTGCATCTCAACGGCGCCTTTCAGAGCAGGCTCGAGATCGCATGGACTATGTCCGAAGATCCTGACTTTGCATCTTATAGAATCTACCGTTCGGAATCGATACCGGTTACTGAGAATTCCGATTTTGTCACCAAACTCGGCACGAGTGCGCAGTTAACAGTTACCGATACGAATGTTGTCCCGGCGACCACTTACTACTACATCGTGATCGTCTCCGATCAGAGTGGGCTCAAAGCCACAAGCAACACTTTGACCGCAAGAACGCTGGCCAATGAGGCTCCCGATGATGTTGTTCTGGCGTACGAGAAAACGAGTGAGACGGGATTCAAGTTGACCTGGACACGAAACGACGATAGCGACTTCGAATCATACAGAATCTATCGTTCTGAAACGCAGGATGTCGACAACGACATCGCGAAACTGTATGCAATTGTCAATACGCAGGGGACTACGACATTTACGGGAGATAACGACGGCGACGTGTATTACTATGTGCTGTACGTCTATGACAGGTACGGTTTGCCGAGTGCCGGCTCTAATGTAGTTCCGTCGCAGTAA
- the prsK gene encoding PEP-CTERM system histidine kinase PrsK, whose amino-acid sequence MSLWESLLFWSAGAISFISGVLALRANQGRIPRLLFLLIALSSGLCFWCFPAFAESTLDVRIEYFFFWAVTLTPFLWLIFSLTFACENYRTYIRRWKVWFWIVGALSVFFAVMSTITPLMIIQIGVSDRPELILNPYGKWFIVLLLLICSFVLINFESTYRAATGIYRRRLRLSVMTTAIFFATIIVALSSGMLKTSLSIRYVEFATAVAIVMYPSVGYYLRTYQLQKSGVFIKRQAVYSSVGIILIGIYLILVGAVGKAVQLIGADSKVFYSILAAFLVIVVFLSLLLSSSLKKRIRSFVDRSFYSGSAADYQEDLALFSEDISTTLNVSDLAERLSTLLREKLGVSRLWLYLEHSQLPVFTRVYPAIERVSGQIERNSGFVDWMFRHGEAIEFDDLIARLSSAGVPVPDEGLPASAEISVCMPLIAKRRIVGLLLVGSRKSDDNFSHQDMQLISAVGNQFALAVLSARLSQELLAARQIESFHKFSTFVVHDLKNSISMLSMLLQNYESKADNPEFQKSVLVTIQGAVARMQSVISKLRGSEMIESQTISNCNPVDIVVSLRDKLGLESLSGIRYRENFDSTSPIKADVEKLTGVIENLVVNAIEAMPQGGDLTISVFNGLETLTIEVKDTGKGMDAEFINKRLFSPFETTKKKGLGIGLYLSRDQLERMGGTFHVESEPGERTTFQIVFPR is encoded by the coding sequence ATGTCTCTGTGGGAATCACTTCTGTTCTGGTCTGCCGGAGCAATCTCATTTATATCTGGTGTGCTGGCGTTGAGGGCAAACCAGGGACGAATCCCGCGCCTGCTGTTTCTGCTAATCGCGCTATCGTCCGGCCTCTGCTTTTGGTGCTTTCCGGCGTTCGCCGAATCGACTCTTGATGTTCGCATTGAGTACTTCTTCTTCTGGGCGGTCACTCTTACGCCGTTTCTATGGCTGATCTTTTCACTCACGTTCGCATGCGAGAATTACCGTACCTACATTCGCCGCTGGAAGGTCTGGTTCTGGATTGTCGGAGCATTGAGTGTTTTCTTCGCCGTTATGTCGACCATCACACCCCTCATGATCATTCAGATCGGTGTTTCGGATCGCCCTGAGCTGATCCTGAATCCATACGGCAAATGGTTCATAGTCCTTCTTCTGTTGATATGCTCGTTTGTGCTAATCAATTTCGAAAGCACGTACAGAGCCGCGACTGGTATATACCGCAGGCGTCTCCGGCTCTCGGTGATGACGACTGCGATATTTTTTGCGACAATCATAGTTGCATTGTCTAGCGGAATGCTGAAGACAAGCCTGAGTATCAGATATGTAGAGTTTGCGACGGCAGTTGCGATAGTCATGTACCCGTCGGTGGGCTACTACCTGCGTACTTATCAGCTGCAGAAGTCGGGAGTGTTCATCAAGAGACAGGCGGTCTATTCGTCAGTCGGTATTATTCTGATTGGGATATATCTGATTCTCGTCGGGGCGGTTGGCAAGGCTGTGCAGTTAATCGGTGCGGATTCGAAAGTATTCTATTCTATACTCGCCGCCTTTCTTGTGATAGTTGTTTTCTTGTCGCTGCTTCTGTCAAGCTCTCTTAAGAAGCGAATACGGTCTTTTGTTGATCGATCCTTCTATTCCGGCTCGGCTGCGGATTACCAGGAGGATCTTGCGCTGTTCTCTGAAGATATCTCAACGACATTGAACGTCTCTGACCTTGCGGAGAGACTCTCAACACTGCTTAGAGAAAAGCTGGGTGTGAGTCGGTTGTGGCTTTATCTGGAACACTCACAGCTCCCGGTTTTCACCAGAGTATACCCGGCGATTGAGCGGGTAAGTGGCCAGATCGAAAGGAACAGCGGATTTGTGGATTGGATGTTTCGGCATGGTGAAGCCATCGAATTTGATGACCTGATTGCGCGTTTGAGTTCTGCCGGTGTACCGGTGCCGGATGAGGGGCTTCCCGCCTCAGCTGAAATATCGGTTTGCATGCCTCTGATTGCCAAGCGGCGCATAGTGGGCCTTCTTCTCGTAGGTTCCAGAAAGAGCGACGATAATTTCAGTCACCAGGACATGCAGTTGATCAGTGCTGTCGGAAACCAGTTTGCTCTTGCGGTTCTCTCCGCGCGACTGTCGCAGGAATTGCTCGCCGCCCGCCAAATCGAATCGTTTCACAAATTCTCGACATTCGTAGTTCATGACCTCAAGAATTCGATTTCGATGCTCTCGATGCTGCTGCAGAATTATGAGTCCAAAGCAGACAATCCTGAGTTTCAGAAGTCGGTGCTGGTTACGATTCAGGGAGCTGTTGCCAGGATGCAGTCGGTTATATCGAAATTGAGAGGATCTGAGATGATCGAGTCTCAGACAATTTCGAATTGTAATCCGGTCGATATTGTTGTAAGTTTGCGGGACAAGCTGGGACTTGAGAGTCTGAGCGGTATCCGCTATCGAGAGAATTTCGACAGCACAAGTCCGATAAAGGCAGACGTGGAAAAACTGACTGGTGTGATAGAGAATCTCGTCGTAAACGCTATCGAAGCGATGCCTCAGGGCGGTGACTTGACCATATCGGTTTTCAACGGCTTAGAGACCCTGACGATTGAAGTGAAAGACACCGGAAAAGGAATGGATGCGGAATTCATAAATAAACGGCTCTTCAGCCCATTCGAAACCACGAAGAAGAAAGGACTCGGAATAGGATTGTATCTGTCACGTGACCAGCTTGAGCGCATGGGAGGAACATTCCATGTGGAATCCGAACCCGGCGAACGGACCACGTTTCAGATTGTATTTCCGAGATAG
- the prsR gene encoding PEP-CTERM-box response regulator transcription factor: MADNPGKQKILIVDDEEGIRSQIYWALADQYEVFQAGSSDAALEIIRERMPDLATLDIALSSVGEDTHGLDLLVSALEINPKMKVIMVTGNEDKQTALESISAGAHDYFQKPVNLDELKVIIRRALYVKQLESENQSLQSRLAQKKVYEDIIGESPKMADVFRKIETIAASDYTVLISGESGTGKELVAKAIHSRSPRHGMPFITINCGAIPEMLLESELFGHEKGAFTDAVTQKIGKFESAEAGTLFLDEIGELSLALQVKLLRFLQERTIERVGGNKPIKLDVRVLAATNRDLSEEVSKKAFREDLYYRLSVINVVLPPLRERGDDVILLANHFLDRFSLESDRAGCSFDPKSVARMKGHDWPGNVRELENRIKRAVILSDDCKIKPPSMGFDPEKAGKTKSLDDFRRESETEHIRTALARHNGNVSRAASDLGVSRTRLYDLLEKYGIERD; this comes from the coding sequence ATGGCTGATAATCCAGGGAAGCAGAAAATTCTGATCGTCGACGACGAAGAGGGAATCAGATCACAGATTTACTGGGCTTTGGCGGATCAGTACGAGGTGTTCCAGGCCGGCAGTTCAGATGCGGCTCTCGAGATAATAAGGGAGAGGATGCCTGACCTTGCGACTCTGGATATCGCGCTCTCTTCAGTCGGCGAGGACACTCATGGTTTGGATCTTCTGGTCAGCGCGCTTGAAATCAACCCGAAGATGAAGGTAATCATGGTTACGGGCAATGAGGACAAGCAGACGGCTCTCGAATCGATCAGCGCCGGGGCGCACGATTACTTCCAGAAGCCGGTCAATCTGGATGAGTTGAAAGTGATCATCAGGCGCGCACTGTATGTGAAGCAGCTCGAATCGGAGAATCAGAGCCTTCAATCCAGGCTGGCTCAGAAGAAGGTGTACGAGGATATCATCGGAGAATCTCCGAAGATGGCTGATGTGTTCAGGAAGATCGAGACCATTGCCGCATCCGATTATACCGTGTTGATTTCAGGCGAGTCGGGCACCGGCAAGGAACTCGTTGCAAAGGCAATTCACTCGCGCTCACCGAGGCATGGGATGCCATTCATCACAATCAACTGCGGAGCCATCCCGGAGATGCTCCTCGAATCGGAGCTGTTCGGACATGAGAAAGGTGCGTTCACAGACGCTGTCACGCAGAAGATTGGCAAGTTCGAGTCCGCCGAGGCCGGGACGCTTTTTCTCGATGAGATCGGTGAGCTCTCTCTCGCACTCCAGGTGAAGCTCCTCAGATTCTTGCAGGAGAGGACGATAGAGCGGGTCGGTGGCAATAAGCCAATCAAGCTCGATGTTCGGGTGCTGGCAGCAACTAATCGCGATCTATCCGAGGAAGTCAGCAAGAAGGCGTTTCGCGAGGACCTATACTACAGGCTTTCGGTAATCAATGTGGTTCTTCCTCCACTCAGAGAACGGGGAGATGATGTTATTCTGCTCGCGAATCACTTCCTGGATCGTTTCAGTTTGGAAAGCGATCGGGCAGGATGCAGCTTCGATCCGAAATCGGTTGCAAGAATGAAAGGCCATGACTGGCCAGGAAACGTGCGAGAACTGGAAAATCGAATCAAGAGGGCAGTGATTCTATCGGATGACTGCAAAATAAAGCCACCTTCAATGGGATTTGATCCGGAAAAAGCTGGAAAAACAAAGTCGCTCGACGATTTCAGGAGAGAATCTGAAACGGAACACATCAGAACCGCGCTGGCACGCCACAACGGGAATGTGTCACGCGCTGCGAGCGATTTGGGCGTATCCAGGACAAGGCTCTACGATCTGCTTGAGAAGTATGGGATCGAACGAGATTAG
- a CDS encoding sigma-54 dependent transcriptional regulator: MKNILLVDDDKQIGETLTKLFDPSEYRFYCITDGDQTIDMIGSTAADLVLLDVNLPTVSGLDVLREIRSQNIEVPVIMISGFISTENAIKAMREGAYEYITKPFQMERLLMTIAKACGTQATDISTAPALKSSADATQDEIVGRSPEIVEIAKLIGQVAKSDASVLIFGESGTGKELVAHAIHRNSKRGDAAFLSVNCAALPDTLLESELFGHEKGAFTGAHVRKLGKFELADGGTLFLDEVGDMSLTTQSKLLRVLQEQEFERVGGEQTLHVNVRVLAATNKSLVTAMKDSRFRVDLFYRLKVVSIYLPPLRERRSDIPILADHFTNMYSDLSGKQIRGTSKKAMQLLMNHNWPGNVRELENNIHTAVVMTKNEILQPDDFPIASDAGEHVQVDFEAIKDDYTRMFDDLIDPIFDKIMNVSAGQVFYHLQSALEKSIIRRALSRLKSNQVKTAQVLGISRNTLRDRMQKYEIF; this comes from the coding sequence ATGAAGAATATACTACTTGTTGATGATGACAAACAAATTGGCGAAACTCTGACGAAGCTCTTTGACCCGTCCGAGTATCGCTTCTATTGTATTACTGACGGCGATCAGACAATTGACATGATTGGCTCGACAGCAGCCGATCTTGTACTTTTGGATGTCAATCTGCCAACTGTTTCAGGTCTCGATGTGCTCAGGGAAATCAGATCTCAAAACATCGAAGTGCCTGTCATTATGATATCCGGTTTCATCTCGACGGAAAATGCAATCAAGGCCATGCGCGAAGGTGCCTATGAATACATCACGAAGCCGTTTCAGATGGAGCGACTTCTGATGACAATTGCGAAAGCATGCGGTACACAGGCAACGGATATCTCGACTGCTCCAGCACTCAAGAGCAGTGCCGATGCAACCCAAGATGAGATAGTAGGGAGAAGTCCGGAGATCGTCGAAATCGCAAAGCTGATTGGTCAGGTCGCCAAGTCCGACGCCTCGGTTCTCATCTTCGGCGAGTCAGGTACAGGCAAGGAGCTTGTTGCTCACGCTATCCACCGTAATTCAAAGCGCGGCGACGCAGCATTCCTGTCCGTCAACTGTGCCGCTCTGCCCGACACCCTTCTCGAATCAGAGCTATTCGGTCACGAAAAGGGAGCGTTCACAGGCGCTCATGTTCGCAAGCTCGGCAAATTCGAGCTGGCTGACGGCGGCACACTGTTTCTTGATGAAGTTGGCGATATGTCGCTGACAACCCAATCGAAGCTGTTAAGGGTACTGCAGGAGCAGGAATTTGAGAGAGTCGGTGGCGAGCAGACACTGCATGTAAATGTCAGGGTTCTTGCTGCTACCAATAAATCGCTGGTAACGGCAATGAAAGATTCCCGCTTCAGAGTAGATCTGTTCTACCGTCTGAAAGTCGTCTCTATCTATCTTCCTCCACTTCGCGAGAGGCGCAGCGACATTCCGATTCTTGCCGATCATTTCACCAACATGTACTCAGATCTCTCCGGCAAGCAAATAAGAGGGACATCCAAGAAGGCAATGCAGCTCCTGATGAACCACAACTGGCCCGGCAATGTAAGGGAGCTCGAGAACAATATCCACACGGCCGTGGTGATGACCAAGAACGAGATCCTGCAACCGGATGATTTCCCGATCGCATCAGATGCAGGTGAGCATGTTCAAGTCGATTTTGAAGCAATCAAGGATGACTACACAAGGATGTTTGACGATTTGATAGATCCGATATTCGATAAAATCATGAACGTCTCCGCAGGTCAGGTCTTTTACCATCTGCAATCGGCACTCGAGAAATCAATTATTCGAAGAGCGTTGTCACGTCTCAAATCAAACCAGGTCAAAACCGCACAGGTGCTCGGCATTTCACGCAACACCCTGCGTGACAGAATGCAGAAGTACGAGATTTTCTAA